In a single window of the Chloroflexota bacterium genome:
- a CDS encoding CoA transferase, whose product MAGPLGGLTVVDFSWGYAGAVATQFLADYGAEVVRIEPPEGDPIRRHAGFPMWFRGKKSVVLNFKRPQELAQAQRLAASADIVVETFRPGVAERLGLTYEALSQDNPGLIHCGITAFGKRGPYARLKGYEAIVHAKIGASDHMKSLAPRPGPAFSPLPAAGFSAAQTALQGILAALHVRQKTGLGQKVETTLIQAWASHDPWMGFIEYLCEKYPEAYKVTPMVPVAGTPITSYAFRLMVAMTKDGRWVQFSQTAPHLWKALERGLGIEATLQADPAFKNAPEMETYADSVRFWELLLNTVRSRTLAEWQEHFKQHPDVGMEVFLSPEEATRHPQMLHNGHVIELEDPRFGKTRQLAPMVKLYATPAPPPVPAPDLGQHTKEILGRPYATPKPAPNGAANVKGRAPLEGITAIELGHFYAAPYGLTILASLGATVVKLEPLRGDDMRIAMPIPETAAVKVLEGKRSVAVNLETAEGMEIARRLVKRADLLMTSFRGGVTKRMGLDYPTLRHLNPNLIYLNAPAYGVDGPYSRIPAYASTIGAGMGYGFLIAGPKAQNPDPNKITMEELKALTTRLRVATTGGGNPDGLAALGVGTALLLGLVTRDRTGTAQEMLTTMIGTAAQCNAAEMVQYAKKPPVQRTDADLNGLHALDRLYQAADGWVMVACLQEEDWQGFAKALAPAVPGKAELAADPRFADRASRQRNDPVLTGLLSSALATRKAQEWEELFAPLDVPCVKVEPGPIFSGIYKSPVFTENGFIADVSHPIFGDYPRLAPLSRLSLTPGVAKPGVVLGQHTEQVLRELGYSLEQIEALEQAKVIGRGKA is encoded by the coding sequence ATGGCAGGCCCCCTAGGCGGATTGACCGTTGTTGATTTCAGCTGGGGGTACGCGGGCGCAGTCGCCACACAATTCCTTGCCGATTACGGCGCCGAGGTGGTCAGGATCGAGCCGCCGGAGGGCGACCCAATCCGCCGCCATGCCGGCTTTCCGATGTGGTTCCGCGGGAAGAAGAGCGTTGTCCTGAACTTCAAACGCCCGCAGGAGCTGGCCCAAGCCCAGCGCCTGGCGGCGAGCGCGGACATCGTGGTGGAGACCTTTCGCCCTGGAGTGGCCGAGCGGCTGGGGCTGACCTATGAGGCCCTTTCCCAGGACAACCCAGGATTGATCCACTGCGGCATCACGGCCTTCGGCAAGAGAGGTCCCTACGCCCGCCTGAAGGGGTATGAGGCCATCGTGCACGCGAAAATCGGGGCCTCCGACCATATGAAGTCGCTGGCGCCGCGGCCGGGGCCGGCCTTCAGCCCGCTGCCGGCGGCCGGGTTCAGCGCGGCGCAGACGGCGCTCCAAGGCATCCTGGCGGCGCTGCACGTGCGGCAGAAGACGGGGCTGGGGCAGAAGGTGGAGACGACGCTGATCCAGGCCTGGGCCTCCCACGACCCGTGGATGGGATTCATCGAATACCTGTGCGAGAAATACCCGGAGGCCTACAAGGTGACGCCCATGGTGCCGGTGGCGGGGACGCCCATCACCTCCTACGCCTTCCGGCTGATGGTGGCGATGACGAAGGACGGGCGCTGGGTGCAGTTCTCCCAGACGGCGCCGCACCTGTGGAAGGCGCTCGAGCGGGGGCTTGGGATCGAAGCGACGCTGCAGGCGGACCCGGCCTTCAAAAACGCGCCTGAGATGGAGACCTACGCCGACTCCGTTCGCTTCTGGGAGTTGCTGCTGAACACGGTGCGCTCGCGGACGCTGGCGGAGTGGCAGGAGCACTTCAAGCAGCACCCGGACGTGGGGATGGAGGTGTTCCTTTCGCCGGAGGAGGCGACGCGGCACCCGCAGATGCTTCATAACGGCCATGTGATCGAGCTGGAGGACCCGAGGTTCGGGAAGACGCGCCAGCTTGCGCCGATGGTGAAGCTCTACGCGACGCCAGCCCCGCCGCCAGTCCCGGCGCCCGACCTGGGCCAGCACACGAAGGAAATCTTAGGGCGGCCCTACGCCACCCCTAAGCCTGCCCCAAATGGGGCGGCAAACGTCAAAGGCAGAGCGCCGCTGGAAGGCATCACGGCCATCGAGCTTGGGCACTTCTACGCCGCGCCCTACGGCTTGACGATCCTGGCCTCGCTCGGCGCGACGGTGGTGAAGCTGGAACCCTTGCGCGGCGACGACATGCGCATCGCGATGCCGATACCGGAGACGGCGGCGGTGAAGGTGCTGGAGGGAAAGCGAAGCGTCGCAGTCAACCTGGAGACGGCAGAGGGGATGGAGATCGCACGGCGACTGGTGAAGAGGGCCGATCTGCTTATGACGAGCTTCCGCGGCGGAGTGACGAAACGGATGGGGCTGGACTACCCAACGCTCCGCCATCTGAACCCGAACCTGATCTATCTGAACGCGCCAGCCTATGGCGTGGACGGCCCGTACAGTCGCATCCCGGCCTATGCCTCCACCATCGGCGCGGGGATGGGCTACGGCTTCCTTATCGCGGGGCCGAAGGCGCAGAACCCGGACCCGAACAAGATCACGATGGAAGAGCTGAAGGCGCTGACGACGCGCCTGCGGGTGGCGACGACGGGCGGCGGAAACCCGGACGGGCTGGCCGCCCTCGGCGTGGGCACGGCGCTGCTGCTGGGGCTGGTGACGCGCGACCGGACAGGGACGGCGCAGGAGATGCTGACGACGATGATCGGCACGGCGGCTCAGTGCAATGCGGCGGAGATGGTCCAGTACGCCAAGAAGCCGCCGGTGCAGAGGACGGACGCCGACCTGAACGGCCTCCACGCGCTGGATCGGCTCTATCAAGCCGCTGACGGGTGGGTGATGGTGGCCTGCCTCCAGGAAGAGGACTGGCAGGGCTTCGCGAAGGCGCTCGCGCCAGCGGTGCCCGGCAAGGCGGAACTGGCGGCGGACCCGCGCTTCGCCGATAGAGCCTCCCGGCAGAGGAACGATCCCGTCCTCACCGGGCTCCTGAGCAGCGCCCTGGCGACCCGGAAGGCGCAGGAGTGGGAGGAACTCTTTGCGCCGCTGGACGTGCCGTGTGTGAAGGTGGAGCCAGGGCCGATTTTCAGCGGCATCTACAAGTCGCCGGTCTTCACGGAGAACGGCTTCATCGCCGATGTCTCGCATCCCATCTTCGGCGATTACCCGCGCCTTGCGCCGTTGAGCCGGCTTTCGCTGACTCCGGGGGTGGCGAAGCCGGGGGTGGTGCTGGGGCAGCATACGGAGCAGGTGCTGCGGGAGCTGGGGTATAGCTTAGAGCAGATCGAAGCCCTGGAGCAGGCAAAGGTCATTGGAAGAGGGAAGGCCTGA
- the xseB gene encoding exodeoxyribonuclease VII small subunit, producing MAKVSNSKEPSFEEAFRRLEETVQALEGGNLSLAQATSLYEEGMRLAKVCSQRLDTAELKISELQAAFASATGQDEDAAMDEDDDA from the coding sequence ATGGCGAAAGTGAGCAATAGCAAAGAGCCTTCCTTCGAGGAGGCCTTTCGGAGGCTGGAAGAGACGGTGCAGGCACTGGAGGGCGGCAACCTGAGCCTGGCGCAGGCGACCTCCCTTTACGAGGAAGGGATGCGCCTTGCGAAGGTCTGCTCCCAGCGCCTGGACACCGCCGAGCTGAAGATCTCCGAGCTTCAGGCGGCCTTCGCGAGTGCGACGGGGCAGGACGAGGATGCGGCGATGGACGAGGACGACGATGCCTGA
- a CDS encoding PaaI family thioesterase, with translation MVPHGPPIGAIHTGASLDTGQARPAALGAGDRAVPRGGEAERADAQPQRRPMRVRGDAPARAGEGAQGPARLAAACVRQGAESFARHIQLYAGQGGTDPRAANGDSSGPSGLSAKEHKIGGRSVRPPILYCLRSTQPALGMVGFRRLVSSPAVEAAVKQFDMSRISVDPFGSKLGIRPVKVAHGSSLVAVEIDERHMNSNGYVNGSVSFALADAAMGLAIATDMLNRKTSSATLEMKLNFLRAAKGGRLEAEAKVIRITERFAMAEATIRSGEHEVARALGTFAILPLTEHVRSSLKRAREQKPG, from the coding sequence ATGGTTCCCCACGGTCCTCCAATCGGTGCAATCCATACCGGCGCCTCGCTCGATACGGGGCAAGCGCGCCCAGCGGCACTTGGTGCAGGCGATCGAGCTGTACCACGAGGCGGCGAAGCAGAGCGAGCTGACGCACAGCCGCAGCGGCGCCCAATGCGCGTGCGGGGAGACGCACCAGCACGGGCGGGTGAAGGTGCCCAGGGCCCAGCTCGTCTCGCTGCGGCATGCGTGCGCCAAGGCGCGGAGTCATTTGCGCGTCACATCCAACTATATGCTGGCCAAGGCGGCACAGACCCAAGAGCAGCCAATGGCGACAGCTCTGGCCCAAGCGGCCTAAGCGCGAAGGAGCACAAAATAGGAGGGCGAAGTGTCCGCCCTCCTATTTTGTATTGCCTTAGATCCACGCAGCCCGCGCTCGGCATGGTAGGATTCCGGCGGCTCGTTTCCAGTCCAGCCGTGGAGGCCGCCGTGAAGCAGTTCGATATGTCGCGCATATCCGTTGACCCGTTCGGGTCGAAGCTGGGGATACGGCCCGTGAAGGTGGCCCACGGCTCCAGCCTGGTGGCGGTGGAGATAGACGAGCGGCACATGAACTCGAACGGCTATGTGAACGGCAGCGTCTCCTTCGCCCTGGCGGATGCGGCGATGGGCCTGGCCATCGCGACGGACATGCTGAACAGGAAGACCTCTTCAGCGACGCTGGAGATGAAGCTGAACTTCCTACGAGCGGCCAAGGGCGGACGGCTGGAGGCGGAGGCGAAGGTGATCCGAATCACGGAGCGGTTCGCGATGGCGGAGGCCACGATACGGTCAGGGGAGCATGAGGTCGCGCGGGCGCTGGGGACCTTCGCCATCCTGCCGCTGACGGAGCACGTGCGCTCCTCCCTAAAGCGGGCGCGGGAGCAGAAGCCGGGTTAG
- a CDS encoding ABC transporter substrate-binding protein yields MIRSLTKKSWLALSIAVILAMVLAACGGDDEEEPTPAPTRPPAATATTAPAPTTQGPTATPAPTPTPAPTSTPTPRPIKTGGTFNIRISGAFGNEWDTYSTSGQFSAIILQNLLNNLTYIDAVDGSTIRTDLVERYSISADGKTITYNLRRDVKWHNGAPFTSKDVNFSFTRAKNGTDPKAQAMLPRLRSIQSFAAPDDYTFTVTLSQPSASIIYALSTPFMLMYSADSQDVQGAWKQNPIGTGPFKYKKFEANVVTEFVKNPDYWKKDAAGRATPYLDGITYQFITDQALTFAAFRAGRLDCTCGYSSDMLPEQKDEARKSIPNVKIGNSASMNILFFGSRGPLANAKVRQAISVAIDRKTIADIVRGGGLRYPPTWLVPEKMGGKFTLTDAELLRTPGFRLQNNAKDPADFELSKRLFQEAGVDPASLNLVVIGVPQQADYTEALVTLLGKAGIKTTLQVIAATADRTARLLRNDFDIGTAGGGQTLDDPYDQIVNYISSTGANNYGKLANPDLDKILADQEQMLDFAKRRDMVWDLQRRMFEWATFVPFAELTTVFGVHPYVENLPVSRAFVVSSAHKFENVWLNK; encoded by the coding sequence ATGATCCGATCACTCACAAAGAAATCGTGGCTCGCCCTCTCGATCGCCGTCATCCTGGCGATGGTCTTGGCCGCCTGCGGCGGCGACGACGAAGAAGAGCCGACACCGGCGCCCACGCGCCCACCTGCCGCCACGGCCACCACCGCCCCCGCCCCCACGACCCAAGGGCCGACGGCCACTCCAGCGCCGACGCCGACACCTGCGCCCACCTCGACACCCACGCCGCGCCCCATCAAGACCGGCGGCACCTTCAACATCCGGATCTCCGGCGCATTCGGCAACGAATGGGACACCTATTCCACATCAGGGCAGTTCTCGGCCATCATCCTGCAGAACCTGCTCAACAACCTCACCTACATTGACGCGGTGGACGGCTCCACCATCCGCACCGACCTTGTGGAGCGCTATTCCATCAGCGCCGATGGCAAGACCATCACCTACAACCTCCGCAGAGACGTGAAGTGGCACAACGGCGCCCCCTTCACCTCCAAGGACGTCAATTTCAGCTTCACCCGGGCCAAGAACGGCACCGACCCCAAGGCCCAGGCTATGCTGCCGCGCCTCCGCTCCATCCAGTCCTTCGCCGCGCCGGACGATTACACCTTCACCGTCACCCTCTCGCAACCGAGCGCTTCGATCATTTACGCCCTCTCCACGCCCTTCATGCTCATGTACTCAGCCGATTCGCAAGACGTGCAGGGCGCGTGGAAGCAGAACCCCATCGGCACCGGCCCCTTCAAGTACAAGAAGTTCGAAGCGAACGTCGTCACGGAGTTCGTGAAGAACCCCGATTACTGGAAAAAGGACGCCGCAGGCCGGGCGACGCCTTACCTGGACGGCATCACCTACCAGTTCATCACGGATCAGGCCCTCACCTTCGCCGCCTTCCGCGCAGGCCGTCTCGATTGCACCTGCGGCTATAGCAGCGACATGCTTCCCGAGCAGAAGGACGAAGCCCGCAAGTCCATCCCGAACGTCAAGATCGGCAATAGCGCCAGCATGAACATCCTCTTCTTCGGCTCCCGCGGGCCTCTGGCAAACGCGAAGGTCCGCCAGGCCATCAGCGTCGCCATTGACCGCAAGACCATCGCCGATATCGTCCGCGGCGGCGGCCTCCGCTATCCGCCGACCTGGCTCGTGCCGGAAAAGATGGGCGGCAAATTCACCCTCACGGATGCAGAGCTCCTGCGAACGCCCGGGTTCCGCCTCCAGAACAACGCAAAGGACCCGGCGGATTTCGAGCTCTCCAAGCGGCTCTTCCAAGAGGCGGGCGTAGACCCCGCGTCTCTGAACCTCGTCGTCATCGGCGTTCCCCAGCAGGCCGATTACACAGAAGCCCTCGTCACCCTCCTCGGCAAGGCAGGCATCAAGACCACCCTCCAGGTCATCGCGGCCACCGCCGACCGGACCGCGCGCCTCCTCCGCAACGACTTCGATATCGGCACCGCCGGCGGCGGTCAGACGTTGGACGACCCGTACGACCAGATCGTGAACTACATCTCCTCCACAGGAGCCAACAACTACGGCAAGCTTGCCAACCCTGACCTGGACAAAATCCTCGCCGACCAGGAGCAGATGCTGGACTTCGCGAAGCGGCGCGACATGGTCTGGGACCTCCAGCGCAGGATGTTCGAGTGGGCGACCTTTGTCCCATTCGCCGAGCTGACCACCGTCTTCGGCGTGCATCCCTACGTTGAAAACCTTCCGGTTTCCCGCGCCTTCGTCGTCAGCTCCGCTCACAAGTTCGAAAACGTCTGGCTGAATAAGTAG
- a CDS encoding phosphoglycerate transporter, with product MANDFHIGLFATGRGQGSRQLLQAIHEAIRSGRLKAKVTFVFSNRDQGEFEPTDGFFQMVRGYGYPLVTHSFRKFKARAGDDPAWRDNYYGEVMQKLAPYKHDLCVLAGYLHIFSPEMCRRYPSINLHPAAPGGPVGMWQQVIWELIEKKVTHSGNTVFYVTEEMDKGPTVTYCTFSLLGPLYDVHWRAVEGRRIAYLEKSPGEELPLFKVIREQGALRERPLLVETLRAFADGRLRLQGGAVTDASGRPVKGLDLTAEIEAVLKG from the coding sequence ATGGCGAACGACTTTCACATCGGCCTCTTCGCGACTGGGCGCGGGCAGGGCTCCCGCCAGCTCCTGCAGGCGATCCACGAGGCGATCCGATCGGGGCGGCTGAAGGCGAAGGTCACCTTTGTCTTCAGCAACCGGGACCAGGGGGAGTTCGAGCCGACGGACGGCTTTTTCCAGATGGTGCGCGGCTACGGCTACCCCCTGGTGACCCACTCCTTCCGCAAGTTCAAGGCCCGAGCGGGCGACGATCCGGCATGGCGGGACAATTACTACGGCGAAGTGATGCAGAAGCTGGCCCCCTACAAGCACGACCTGTGCGTGCTGGCGGGCTACCTGCACATCTTCAGCCCGGAGATGTGCAGGCGCTACCCCTCCATCAACCTGCACCCGGCGGCGCCGGGCGGCCCCGTGGGGATGTGGCAGCAGGTGATCTGGGAACTGATCGAGAAGAAGGTGACGCACAGCGGCAATACGGTCTTTTACGTGACGGAGGAGATGGACAAGGGCCCGACGGTCACGTATTGCACCTTTTCGCTGCTCGGGCCGCTGTACGATGTCCACTGGAGGGCGGTGGAGGGCAGGCGGATAGCCTACCTGGAGAAGAGCCCAGGGGAGGAGCTGCCCCTCTTCAAGGTGATACGGGAGCAGGGGGCGCTGCGGGAACGGCCCCTGTTGGTGGAGACGCTGCGCGCCTTTGCGGACGGCAGGCTGCGCCTGCAGGGCGGCGCCGTGACGGACGCAAGCGGCAGGCCGGTGAAGGGTCTGGACCTGACGGCGGAGATCGAGGCGGTGCTGAAGGGCTGA
- a CDS encoding alpha/beta hydrolase, translating to MHTKEELERALAAAAKTFGLTFKDASPPKEGFVKANGLKMHYLDWGGKGTTILFLHGGNQTAHTWDLTCLQLRQQYHCYALDQRCHGETDCPKDADLMPFDQREDVKAAIEGLGLKKLVIIGMSMGGLNTMAYAGKYPERLQAVVIVDVAPAISKKGMEETGRFLQDSRVFDSIEHALDESLKFLPARPRNGLRYSLMHALKQRPDGKWTWKHAISPNLKQRGGAEEALMHYGKLWAEVKKIPCPTLVVHGEKSNVLDCAGADKLAKTLPKGRSVHIPGAGHTVQGDQPKLFAKAVASFLKEVL from the coding sequence ATGCACACGAAAGAAGAGCTTGAGCGGGCGCTAGCGGCGGCGGCAAAGACATTCGGTTTGACGTTCAAGGACGCCTCGCCGCCGAAGGAAGGCTTTGTGAAGGCGAACGGCCTGAAGATGCACTATCTGGATTGGGGAGGCAAGGGGACCACCATCCTCTTCCTCCACGGCGGCAACCAGACAGCCCACACCTGGGATCTGACCTGTCTCCAGCTGCGCCAGCAGTACCACTGCTACGCCCTGGACCAGCGCTGCCATGGTGAGACGGATTGCCCTAAAGATGCGGACCTGATGCCCTTTGACCAGCGGGAAGACGTGAAGGCGGCCATCGAAGGCTTAGGGCTGAAGAAGCTGGTGATCATCGGGATGTCCATGGGCGGGCTGAATACGATGGCCTATGCAGGCAAGTATCCGGAGCGGCTCCAGGCCGTCGTCATCGTGGACGTGGCGCCTGCGATCAGCAAGAAGGGGATGGAGGAGACGGGCCGGTTCCTCCAAGACAGCCGTGTCTTCGATTCGATAGAACACGCGCTGGACGAATCGCTGAAGTTTCTGCCCGCGCGCCCGCGAAACGGGCTGCGCTACAGCCTGATGCACGCCCTGAAGCAGCGCCCCGATGGGAAGTGGACGTGGAAGCATGCCATCTCGCCGAACCTCAAGCAGCGCGGAGGGGCAGAGGAGGCCTTAATGCATTATGGCAAGCTCTGGGCAGAAGTGAAGAAGATCCCCTGCCCAACGCTTGTGGTCCACGGTGAGAAGAGCAACGTCCTGGACTGCGCGGGGGCGGACAAACTGGCGAAGACGCTACCCAAGGGACGCTCCGTGCACATCCCCGGCGCCGGGCATACCGTTCAGGGAGACCAACCGAAGCTCTTTGCCAAGGCGGTGGCCTCTTTCCTGAAAGAAGTGCTTTAA
- a CDS encoding PHP domain-containing protein translates to MRRWTRTTMPEGAVPTPVRGDFHMHTWYSKDCVTPPKSLVARALKVGLTCIAVTEHNNVEGALAVKSLAPPELKVIVAEEVKTTHGEITGFFLEKTIPPGLSPLETCKRIKEQGGLVSIPHPFDRVRRYVLKREVFEPILPYVDIVEIFNARTTLLRDSNRALDFAKEHRFVTGAGSDAHCAWELGHVSVEMPDFDGPQEFKAALGHARIRARRSTPLVHGVSKFNTYRKKLLGYRIKPS, encoded by the coding sequence ATGCGGCGATGGACGAGGACGACGATGCCTGAGGGAGCCGTCCCGACGCCCGTCCGCGGCGACTTCCACATGCACACGTGGTACTCCAAGGACTGCGTGACGCCCCCCAAATCCTTGGTGGCGCGGGCGCTCAAGGTGGGCCTCACCTGCATCGCGGTGACGGAGCACAACAACGTAGAGGGGGCCCTGGCCGTAAAGAGTCTCGCGCCGCCTGAGCTCAAGGTCATCGTCGCCGAAGAAGTGAAGACGACCCACGGCGAGATCACGGGCTTCTTTCTGGAAAAGACGATCCCTCCGGGCCTTTCGCCGCTGGAGACGTGCAAGCGGATCAAGGAGCAGGGCGGCCTGGTCTCCATCCCGCACCCCTTCGACCGCGTGCGGCGCTATGTGCTGAAGCGCGAGGTCTTTGAGCCTATCCTTCCCTACGTTGACATCGTCGAGATTTTCAACGCGCGCACCACCCTCCTCCGCGACTCCAACCGCGCCCTGGACTTCGCGAAGGAGCACCGCTTCGTTACCGGCGCGGGGAGCGACGCCCACTGCGCCTGGGAACTGGGGCATGTCTCTGTGGAGATGCCGGACTTCGACGGGCCGCAGGAGTTCAAGGCGGCCCTGGGACACGCCAGGATCCGCGCCAGGCGCTCGACGCCGCTGGTGCACGGCGTGAGCAAGTTCAACACCTACCGCAAGAAGCTCTTGGGCTACCGGATCAAGCCTTCCTAG
- a CDS encoding ABC transporter substrate-binding protein, which yields MITRFRLLTLVSLMTIVGLVIVACGGGDDDEPTVGPTATPQIVIATPTPAPTRPPGPTNTPVVVVQTATPTPQPGLGAQTDAIKGFRWIQNQPNWKAAPRRGGTHTYANSAQPASLDPVLSRSFTTMAATTPVYSQLVRCAVAPNQKVGDISTCTPEADVAASWSQTGNGKVWTFKLNPNAAWQSPAASAFGYDAKLAPLYGRKFVADDAVHSINYWLGRLKKADGSPQPTVTQGPHWSNIDTLRAVDSATLEVTVKAADPYFPNSLADFQSRLVPPEVFALDGDYTKRAVGSGALIMDKFDRPVRTEFVANTKFWKNGADGKPLPYIDRHNLVILTATLARSALITGQVDSALSIGLVTPADAVNFGRQCQSCQIVEMFSAKSIYGLGFKTDGAGAAFADIRSRIAIGKAVDWQGIINNVFTGAGRLVPNTVSTGIMYDENPALAKFAEGFANDDENPWVFNPAKAKELWVASGRRLGETVNLIFNPYTNLPNTVLAVVGDIEKNLGISIKVNQVSDINVYYAAVGYNPGQPHQNFDGLTVYFTQPLATAAQDLVTLTRSNAANFMEYNNARIDDLAAEAARGVTDERMRQIALEVWSLEKKELKRLPLPEPARYITYSGRLRNSYQQSAGGEAFHQGGHLAEVIWLAS from the coding sequence GTGATTACACGATTCCGCCTGCTGACCCTCGTCTCCCTTATGACTATCGTCGGGCTGGTCATCGTCGCCTGCGGTGGCGGGGATGATGATGAGCCAACGGTTGGGCCTACTGCCACGCCCCAGATCGTCATCGCTACCCCCACGCCGGCGCCCACGCGCCCGCCTGGCCCCACAAACACCCCGGTCGTCGTCGTTCAAACGGCCACGCCAACGCCGCAGCCCGGTCTTGGCGCGCAAACGGACGCTATCAAAGGCTTCCGCTGGATTCAGAACCAACCGAACTGGAAGGCCGCTCCTCGGCGCGGCGGCACCCACACCTACGCCAACAGCGCCCAGCCCGCCTCCCTTGACCCCGTCCTTAGCCGCTCCTTCACCACCATGGCGGCCACCACGCCTGTCTATAGCCAGCTGGTCCGCTGCGCCGTTGCCCCTAACCAGAAGGTCGGCGATATTAGCACCTGCACTCCGGAGGCCGATGTAGCCGCCTCCTGGTCCCAGACGGGCAATGGCAAAGTCTGGACCTTCAAACTGAACCCCAACGCCGCTTGGCAGAGCCCGGCCGCCAGCGCCTTCGGCTATGATGCCAAGCTCGCGCCCCTCTACGGCCGCAAATTCGTGGCCGATGATGCGGTCCACAGCATCAACTATTGGCTCGGCAGGCTCAAGAAGGCCGATGGCTCTCCCCAGCCAACAGTGACGCAGGGGCCCCACTGGTCCAACATTGATACCCTCCGCGCCGTTGATTCCGCCACGCTGGAAGTCACGGTCAAAGCTGCCGACCCCTACTTCCCCAACTCCTTGGCCGATTTCCAGTCCCGCCTCGTCCCGCCGGAGGTCTTCGCCCTCGATGGCGATTACACCAAGCGCGCCGTCGGCTCCGGCGCCCTCATCATGGATAAGTTCGATCGCCCTGTTCGCACGGAGTTCGTCGCCAACACCAAGTTCTGGAAGAACGGCGCCGATGGCAAGCCTCTCCCCTACATAGACCGGCATAACCTCGTTATCCTCACCGCCACGCTGGCCCGCTCCGCCTTGATTACAGGCCAGGTGGATAGCGCCCTCAGCATCGGCCTCGTCACACCTGCCGATGCCGTGAACTTCGGCCGCCAGTGCCAGTCCTGCCAGATCGTCGAAATGTTCAGCGCCAAGAGCATCTACGGCTTGGGCTTCAAGACGGATGGCGCAGGCGCCGCCTTCGCCGATATCCGCTCCCGCATCGCCATCGGCAAGGCCGTGGACTGGCAGGGCATCATCAACAACGTCTTCACCGGCGCAGGCCGCCTTGTTCCCAACACCGTCTCCACCGGCATCATGTACGATGAAAACCCCGCCCTCGCCAAGTTCGCCGAAGGCTTCGCGAACGACGATGAGAACCCCTGGGTCTTTAACCCCGCCAAGGCCAAGGAGCTTTGGGTCGCCTCCGGGCGCAGGCTTGGCGAGACGGTGAACCTGATCTTCAACCCATACACCAACCTGCCTAACACCGTCTTGGCCGTCGTCGGCGATATCGAAAAGAACCTGGGCATCTCCATCAAGGTGAACCAGGTCTCCGATATCAACGTCTACTACGCCGCGGTGGGCTATAACCCGGGTCAACCCCATCAGAACTTCGATGGGCTCACCGTTTACTTCACCCAGCCCCTGGCCACTGCCGCCCAGGACTTGGTCACCCTCACCCGGAGCAACGCCGCCAACTTCATGGAATACAACAACGCCCGCATAGATGATCTGGCCGCCGAAGCCGCCCGCGGCGTCACCGATGAGCGCATGCGCCAGATTGCCCTTGAGGTCTGGAGCCTTGAAAAGAAGGAGCTGAAGCGCCTGCCGCTCCCGGAGCCGGCCCGCTACATCACCTATTCGGGACGTCTGCGCAACTCCTACCAGCAGTCCGCCGGCGGCGAGGCCTTCCACCAGGGCGGTCACCTGGCGGAGGTCATCTGGCTCGCCTCCTAG